Sequence from the Brevundimonas sp. SGAir0440 genome:
CCCTGCTGACGCCGTTCGACATCAACGCCGACTGGAAGATCCGAAACCGCATCCGCTCGGCGCGCGAGCAGGACATGGCGGTCTTCGCCTACGATTTCTACGCCGACCGGCGCGCGCGGGCGCCGGATGCGCCGATCTTCAAAAAGGGGCTGTTCGGCTTCGGCAAGGACAAGCGTCCCGTCGATACGCCCAAGAAGGACGCCTTCGGCTTCCTGTACCGCACCCAGAACTGGACGGCCGAGGCGATCTGCCTGTCCTACGTGCTGACAGACCCGTCGGTGTCCAGCGTGATCGTCACTCCGACCGACACCGATCGACTGGCGACACTGGCCGCCGCGCCCGAGCGGGACATGCCGCCGGGCCTGGCCGCGCAGATCGAGATGGCGCGCGTCGTGGCCAATCAGGCGGCCTGACCGGCCTAAGCGGTTGTGCAGAACGTCGCGGACGCCTTGACCGCGACCGTTCGGCTCCCTAGCTGACGGGCTTCACGAAAGGCCCGTATCCGTGACCGACACCGCCCAAGCCGCCGATCCCGTCCACGCCTTCATCGGCGAAACCGTCGCCCAGAACGACGTGGTTCTGTTCATGAAGGGCACGCCGGACCAGCCGCGCTGCGGCTTCTCGTCTCTGGCGGTGCAAATCCTGGATCATGTCGGCGCCGGCTTCGTGGGCGTGGACGTGCTGCAGGACGAAGCCCTGCGCGAAGGCATCAAGAGCTTCACCGACTGGCCCACCATTCCGCAGCTCTATGTGAAGGGCGAGTTCGTGGGCGGATCGGACATCATCCGCGAAATGTTCCAGGCCGGTGAACTTCAGGCCCTGATGGTCGAGAAGGGCGTGCCGCTCGGCGAGGCCTGATGGCCAGAAAGACCCTCACGCCGCGCGAGGACCGCGAAGTCTTCGTCGTGCCGCTGGACGTGCGGCCCGAGCACATCGACGCCAACGGTCACGTCAACAACGTCGTCTATGTCGGCTGGCTGCAGGATGCGGGCACGGCCCACTGGAATGCGCGCTTCGACGAGGCGACGCGGGCTAAATGGTCGTGGGTAGCGACCCGGCATGAGATCGACTATCTGCGCGGCATCGAGCCGGGCGCCGAGGGCGTGGTCGCGCGCACCTGGGTCGGCGATCCGCAGGGACCGCGCTTCACCCGCTACGTCCGTATCGAGGACGCCCAGGGCCGCGTCTGCGCCCAGGGCGTCACCGAATGGGTGCTGGTGGACGCTGCGACCCTGAGACCGCAGCGCATTCCGCCAGACATGCTGATCGTGTTCGAGACGCCTACTTCAGCGGATTGAGGATGCGGGCCGCCGTGCCGGGCTCCAGGCCCAGGTCGGCATAGGTCCAGCGCAGTTCGACGCCGTCCGGGACCAGGGCCTTGCACAGGTCCTGTTTGGTGCGGCGAAGCGTGATCTCAACCGGCGCGCCGTCCGACACCGACACTTCGAAATCCGACGCCTGGGTGCAGCCGTTGGAATCGACGCGCGCGACCAGGGCGCCGTCGGCGAACCGGGCTTCGCGGATGGCCTCGGCCGGCGGGGCGTCGTCGCGGCGCAGGTTCACCGAGACGTTCTCGCCCGCGTCGCTGTCATAGATGACGCAGGCCGACAGCAGCGGCGCGATCAGGGCCGCGACCGCCAGACCTTTGACAAGGCTGCGCATCACTGGCCCGAGGCCGGCGCGGTGATGACGCGCGTGGTCGGCTTTTCGGTCGAGACGATGATGCAGCCCGACAGCAGCGGGGCGGCGATGGCGATGGCGAGAGCGAGACGAAGCATTGGTGTGTTCCCCAGTTGAAGCTTGACCCTTTTGTGCCGCGTGGGCCGGGCGCGCACACGTGAATAATCGGAAAGCTGGGTGAACAATCGGAAAGGATCGGGGTTGAACGTGACCGCAACCGCCATAGCTACAGTCCCCCTCTCCTGCCCCACGGATCGTCCTTCATGAGCCAGTTGTTCTCACCTCGCGCCGTCGGCCCCCTGACGCTGAAGAACCGCGTCGCCATCGCGCCCATGTGCCAGTATTCGGCCATCGACGGCGTGCCCCAGCCTTGGCACGTGCAGCATCTGGGACGACTGGCGATCTCCGGCGCGGGATTGGTCATCGTCGAGGCGACGGGGGTCGAGGCGGCGGGACGGATTACGCCGGACGACACCGGCCTGTGGAACGACGCCCAGGAAGAGGCTTTCGCCCGGATCATCCGCGACATTCGCACCTACAGCGACACCCCGATCGGCATCCAACTGGCCCACGCCGGGCGCAAGGCCTCGACCAGCGCGCCGTGGAAGGGCGGCGGCGCCCTGAAGGCCGAAGACGGCGCGTGGGAAACCTTCAGCGCCTCGGCCGAACCGTTCAAGGATGACTGGCACACGCCGACCGCCATGACCCCGGCCGACATGGACCGGGTGGTCGCCGCATTCGAAGACGCCGCGCGGCGCGCGGACCGGGCCGGGTTCGACCTGGTCGAACTGCACGCCGCCCACGGTTATCTGCTGACCCAGTTCCTGTCGCCGGCATCCAACCACCGCACCGACGAGTTCGGCGGATCCTACGAGAACCGGGCGCGCTTCCCGCTGCGGGTCGCCCAGGCCCTGCGCGACGCGTGGCCCCGAACCAAGGCGTTGGGCGTTCGCTTCAACGGCTCGGACTGGGTCGAGGGCGGCATCGCCCTGGACGAGGTGACGGCCTTTGGTCAGGCGCTGCACGACATGGGCTATGACTATCTGCACCTGACGTCGGGCGGGAACGTCGCCCAGGCGAAAATTCCGGGCGGCGAGCCGGGCTATCAGTTGCGGTTCGCCCAAGCCGTGAAGGCGGCGACGCCTGAGGCCAATGGGATGGCCGTCGGCATGATCTTTGATCCGAAGCAGGCCGAGGACATCGTGGCGTCCGGTCAGGCCGACTTCATCGCCATCGCGCGCGCGGCGCTGGACGATCCGCACTGGGCGCACCATGCGGCCGTCGCCCTGGGTGAGGAGGAAGGCCTGCCGGTCCAGTATCGCGGCGCCGGCACGGGCGTTTGGCCCGCCTATGATCGCGTTAACAGCCCGGCCTGATCAGGCGGCCTTTTCCATCGACGGATCGACGGCCCACAGAACGCGTGCGGCGGCTTGAACCTCGGCATCGGCCGTCTTTTGCGGGCGGCCGAGCAGATAGCCCTGAACCTCGTCACAGCCCTGGTCACGCAGGAAGGCCAACTGCTCCAGCGTCTCTACGCCCTCGGCCAGGACGGGGATGTGCAGGCTCTCGCCCAAGGCCAGGACAGCGCGAATGATGGCGGCTGACTGAGGTCCGCCGTCCAGTTCGGACATGAAGGAGCGATCCAGCTTGATCTTGTCGAACGGGAAGGCGCGCAAGGTCGACAGCGACGAATAGCCGGTGCCGAAGTCGTCCATGGCGATGGAGACGCCCAGCAGCTTCAGCTGGCGCAGGACGTGGGTCGTGCGCTCCATGTCGGTGATCATGGCCGTCTCGGTGATCTCCAGCTCCAGCCGCGACGGCGACAGGCCAGTCTCGACCAAAACCTGATGCACCAGGCGCGGCAGGTCGACGTGACCCAGCTGCACCGGCGACAGGTTGACGGCGATCTTGTGCGGTTCGGTCCAGCTGGCGGCCTCGGCGCAGGCGGTGCGCAGCACCCACTCGCCGATCGGCAGGATCAGGCCGTTTTCTTCGGCCAGAGGAATGAAATCGGCCGGCGAGATGAAGGTCCCGTCCGGCTGGATCCAGCGCAGCAGCACCTCATAGCCGGTGATGTCGCCGGTATCGACGGCGGCCTGCAGCTGCCAGTTCAGGCTGAACTGGCCCTGATCCAAGGCCTCGCGCATCTGCTGGGCCATGCGACGGCGATTGCGCACCGCCTCGTCCATCTCTTCTTCGTAGAAGCAAACGTCGGTGCCCAGCGAGGCCTTGGCGCGGTACATGGCCAGGTCCGCGTCATTGATCAGGGCGGACGGGTCGTGGGCGTCGTCGGGCCAGATCGCGATGCCGGTGCTGAGGCCGCAGGCGACCTCGGCATGGTCCAGCACGACCGGGGCGGTGACGGCGTCGCGCAAGCGCGCGACCAGATCCAGGGCGTCGTCCTTGTGCTGGATCGGCACGACGGCGACGAACTCGTCCCCGCCCAGGCGCGCGATGAACTCGTCGTGGCGCAGGCAGCCGCGCATCCGTTCGGCGATCTGGATCAGAAGCTGGTCGCCGGCGGCATGGCCGTGAACGTCATTGACCTCCTTGAACCGGTCCAGGTCCATGGCCAAGAGGGCCACCTTGTTCGAAACGGTCAGGTCGGCGGTCTGGCGCGTCAGCCATTCCAGGAAGGACGAGCGGTTGGGCAGGCCGGTCAGGCCGTCGTTGCGCGCCATATGGGCGATGCGACGCTCCTGCGCCTGACGCATGCGCAGATCACGCACGGCGTAGATCATGACGTGATCCACACCGCAGTCGCGGCGCACGGCGATCTCGACGGGGATGTCCGCCCCGCCCTCGGCGACCAGTTTGGACTGGCTGAGGCCGTTGACCGCCAGATCGGCGACGCCGGCGATCCAGCGCGACAGCGGCTCGCCGACCAGGGCGTGGTGGGCGACGCCCGCCAGATCGGCGAAGGCGGCGTTGGCGGCCAGGATGACGCCGTCCTGTTCGACCACCATGCCATCGACGCTGCCCTCGATCAGATGATCCAGGCGCGCCTTGGCCTGAAGCCGTGACTGGACGTCCAGGGCGTGGCTGGCGACGCCGGTGCCCAGCATCATCAACCCAACGGCGGCGACGGCGAAGGCCAGGACCAGGTTGGTCGATCCGACAGCGCCCATATCCACTAGTGCGCCGACCGGCACGATCGTCATGGCGGCCATGCCGGTGAAATGCAGGGCCACGATGCTCAGGACCATCAGCACGACTGGAACGACCTTGCCGGACTGCCGGGCGCGATTGAACGCCAGGGCGCCCAAGACGACCGCCCCCGCCACCGATGCCGCGACATAGGCGGCCGACCAGTGGATGACGGCGTCGGTCGCAAAGGCCGCCATGCCGGTATAGTGCATGGCCACCACGGTCAGGCCGAACAGCACGCCGCCGATCTCGGCCGAGGCGGGCATCCGGCGCGAGGCCACCCACAGCGCCAGTGCGCTGCCGGCGATGGCGACACCCAGGGACAAGCCGGTCAGCACGGGGCCGTAGCTGATGGTGACGCCGGGCTCATAGGCGATCATCGCCACGAAATGGGTGCACCAGATTGTCGCTCCCGTCGCCACTGCGCCCATGAAGGCCCAGGCCAGGCGTGTGCCCTTTTCAGCGGCGCGCAGGCGGCGGTAGAGGCGGAAGGTGATGATCGAACCGATCAGGCACAGGCCGGCGGCTAACGCGACGAGCCAGAGATTATGGTCGTCGGTCAGGCAGGTGAGAAAGCGCATGAAGCTACAGACCTTGGGGGGACGGTCTGTCGTCGTAGCGGACGTTGCTTAATCAGACGCGCTCGAACAGGCTTAACGAAACGCTACGGCCGTTTTCAGGAGCGGGGCATCTGATAGGGGTTGTTGACGCTGACGGGCGAGCCGGGCGTCAGGCCCAGCTCCTCGAACGACCACTTCAGCTCGACGCCCTGGACCAGGTCCTGCTTGCACTTGTCCTCGTCGATGCGGCGCAGGGTGATGACGGCGCTGCCGCCCTGCAGGCTGACGATCGGGATCAGGTCTTCCTTGGCCGTGCAGCCGTTCGAACTGACCCAGAAGACGGCCTGGTCCTTGGTGAAGGTGGCGGCATGGATCGGCTCCAGCGCGCCGGGCATGCCCGCGGTGGACACGGTGGGCTCGCCGCGGCTGGCGCAGGCGGCCAGGCCCGCCGATGCGGCGGTGATCAAAGCCAAGCGTTTCATGATGGAGTCGCGCAACTGACGACCTCCCCTGCCTCAAAGCCTGAACCGGCCGAGAATGCGCCTGTTCGCCCCTGGAGGGAACAGGATAAAAAACGAAAGGCCTCGGACGAATCCGAGGCCCTCCAAACTGAACACTTCAAAGGGACCGCCACAGGGCTCAAGCAGCCCGAAGGCCGATAGCCCCCTTGAAGAACGCTTCGTAAGCTTCGCTTACGAAGCGTAGTATTCGACGACCAGGTTCGGTTCCATCTTCACGGCGTACGGCACGTCCGACAGTTCCGGCACGCGGACGTAGCGAACCGAGAACGAGCGGTCCGACAGTTCCAGGTAATCCGGCACGTCGCGTTCCGACGACTGCTGGGCTTCGAGCACCAGAGCCATGTTGCGCGACTTTTCCTTCACGGTGACGACGTCTTCCGGCTTCACGCGGTAGGAGGCGATGTCGACCTTCTTGCCGTTAACCAGGACGTGGCCGTGGTTGACGAACTGGCGGGCGGCCCAGACGGTCGGGACGAACTTGGCGCGGTAGACGATGGCGTCCAGGCGCGATTCCAGCAGACCGATCAGGTTTTCCGAGGTGTTGCCCTTGCGACGAGCGGCCTCGTCATAGGTCTTGGCGAACTGCTTTTCGGTGATGTTGCCGTAGTAGCCCTTCAGCTTCTGCTTGGCCTTCAGTTGCAGACCGAAGTCCGAAACCTTGGACTTGCGACGCTGGCCGTGCTGGCCGGGACCGTAAGAACGCTTGTTGACCGGCGACTTGGAGCGGCCCCACAGGTTCTCACCCATGGCCCGGTCGATCTTGTACTTGGCGCTGTGGCGCTTGGACATTTTATTCTCTTTTCGACGATACGGCCCGGCATCCCCTGGATTGGGAATGCGATCTCAACGGCGGTCCACGCATCTTCCGTCATTCATCCCGGCTCCGCCGAAGCGGACCCATGGAAGGCGGCGCTTATGGCCAGCGAGGGCGCCGGAGTCAAGCACGGCGGGCTGTTAAGCACGATGGAATGGAACGATCCCGTCGCCCCGCCCTTCCCTTGACGCAACTGAGCCACGCAAGAGGACAAGGAGGAGTGGAATGCAGACCGAACCCAACAGCTTTCAGACCGGCCTGTCCGACGAGGCCATGCAGACGCTGAAGACGCACCTGGTCGATCTGGTCGAGCCGTTGAGCGACCACCAACTGCTCGATCTCGCCGACGGCATCCATGAGATGCTGCGCCAGCGCCGCATGGTTCGCCAGCACCATGCCGAGCGCATGAACGCGCGCACCCGGCACGGCGTGGACCTTCGCATCTAGTCCTTCGCAGACTGCGCTTCTGAGATGAACATGGCGCGGCCCTCTCGGGTCGCCACCTTGCCCAGGCCGGGGAACGGGAAGTGATAGGCATAGATGTGGGCGCCGGAGTTGCGCAGCGCCGTCACCTCGTCCAGCCGCGCCTTCAGGCCCGCCGCCTGATCGTCGTCATAGCCGACCTTCCAGTCCGGATGTTCGACCGACAGAATCCAGTGGTGCATCAGGTCGCCGGTGTAGAGCAGCTGGTTCTGGCCGTCGGCGATCAGATAGGCGACGTGCCCCGGCGTATGGCCAGCCGTGTCCTGAGACTGGACTCCCGGCGCGACCTCGCCGCCCGGCTCGAAAGCCTGGACCTTGGGCGTGATGATCCGCACAAGATCGGCAAGCTCAGGATTAGCGCGGATGGATGCCCATTCCGCGTGTGACATCCGGATCGCCGCATTGGGGAAGGCCAGGCCGCCATTGCGGATCAGGCCGCCGACATGGTCCGGGTGGCCGTGCGAGATCAGCACATCGGTGATCGACGCCGGATCGACGCCCGCCTTTTGCAGGCTGTCCATCAACTGGCCCTTGCCCTCGCCCAGGCCCGTGTCGAACAGCATCGTGCGGGCGCCGTTCCTGACCAGAAGCGGATGGATTTCCAGCATGATCGGATCGGCCGGCTGTCCGGCGGCGGTAAGCGGGGCTGCGACCGCCTGCGGCGTCAGGCCGACGCCGAAAGTCTGGTTGTCGTTCTTGACCGGGTTTTCGCCATCGAACAGGGCGATGGCGTCCAGCGCACCGATCTTGAAGCGATAGACGGGCTTCTCGGCCGGGGCCGCGACGGTCTGGGTGGGGTTGGGCGGCGCGGGTTCGCCGGACTTCTGCGCATTCTCTTGAGGGTTACAGGCCGCCAGTATCAGGGCCGCGAAAGCAGCCCCCGTCATCATCATCCGCATCGCTCGATCTCCGTTTGCGATGACGCAATCGAAAACGCCCGCCGGAGGTTCCGGCGGGCGTCGTCATCTCTCGATCTCTGGGCTGGACCGGCCTTATTTGGCGGCCGCGTAGAGTTCGTTGACCTTGTTCCAGTTCACCACCGTCCAGAACGACTTCAGATAGTCGGCGCGGCGGTTCTGGTATTTCAGATAGTAGGCGTGCTCCCACACGTCGGCGCCCAGGATGACCTCGCCGCGCTCGTCCACGACGTCCATCAGAGGATTGTCCTGGTTCGGGGTCGAGGTGATCTTCAGCTTGCCGTTCTGCACGATCAGCCAGGCCCAGCCAGAACCGAACTGCGCAGCGCCGGCGGCGTTGAAGTCTTCCTTGAACTTGTCCATGCCGCCCAGATCGGCGTCGATGGCGGCCTTAAGCTCGGCCGACGGCTCACCCGCCTGATCGGCCGGGGCCAGCAGTTCCCAGAACAGGCTGTGGTTCCAGTGACCGCCGCCGTTGTTGCGCAC
This genomic interval carries:
- a CDS encoding thioesterase family protein; translation: MARKTLTPREDREVFVVPLDVRPEHIDANGHVNNVVYVGWLQDAGTAHWNARFDEATRAKWSWVATRHEIDYLRGIEPGAEGVVARTWVGDPQGPRFTRYVRIEDAQGRVCAQGVTEWVLVDAATLRPQRIPPDMLIVFETPTSAD
- a CDS encoding MBL fold metallo-hydrolase — its product is MRMMMTGAAFAALILAACNPQENAQKSGEPAPPNPTQTVAAPAEKPVYRFKIGALDAIALFDGENPVKNDNQTFGVGLTPQAVAAPLTAAGQPADPIMLEIHPLLVRNGARTMLFDTGLGEGKGQLMDSLQKAGVDPASITDVLISHGHPDHVGGLIRNGGLAFPNAAIRMSHAEWASIRANPELADLVRIITPKVQAFEPGGEVAPGVQSQDTAGHTPGHVAYLIADGQNQLLYTGDLMHHWILSVEHPDWKVGYDDDQAAGLKARLDEVTALRNSGAHIYAYHFPFPGLGKVATREGRAMFISEAQSAKD
- a CDS encoding superoxide dismutase, with translation MAFTLPPLPYAYDALEPAIDKETMTFHHDKHHQTYVDNLNKAVDADESLQGKSLEEIFTSISTAPKAVRNNGGGHWNHSLFWELLAPADQAGEPSAELKAAIDADLGGMDKFKEDFNAAGAAQFGSGWAWLIVQNGKLKITSTPNQDNPLMDVVDERGEVILGADVWEHAYYLKYQNRRADYLKSFWTVVNWNKVNELYAAAK
- the rpsD gene encoding 30S ribosomal protein S4, which translates into the protein MSKRHSAKYKIDRAMGENLWGRSKSPVNKRSYGPGQHGQRRKSKVSDFGLQLKAKQKLKGYYGNITEKQFAKTYDEAARRKGNTSENLIGLLESRLDAIVYRAKFVPTVWAARQFVNHGHVLVNGKKVDIASYRVKPEDVVTVKEKSRNMALVLEAQQSSERDVPDYLELSDRSFSVRYVRVPELSDVPYAVKMEPNLVVEYYAS
- the grxD gene encoding Grx4 family monothiol glutaredoxin encodes the protein MTDTAQAADPVHAFIGETVAQNDVVLFMKGTPDQPRCGFSSLAVQILDHVGAGFVGVDVLQDEALREGIKSFTDWPTIPQLYVKGEFVGGSDIIREMFQAGELQALMVEKGVPLGEA
- a CDS encoding bifunctional diguanylate cyclase/phosphodiesterase, with translation MRFLTCLTDDHNLWLVALAAGLCLIGSIITFRLYRRLRAAEKGTRLAWAFMGAVATGATIWCTHFVAMIAYEPGVTISYGPVLTGLSLGVAIAGSALALWVASRRMPASAEIGGVLFGLTVVAMHYTGMAAFATDAVIHWSAAYVAASVAGAVVLGALAFNRARQSGKVVPVVLMVLSIVALHFTGMAAMTIVPVGALVDMGAVGSTNLVLAFAVAAVGLMMLGTGVASHALDVQSRLQAKARLDHLIEGSVDGMVVEQDGVILAANAAFADLAGVAHHALVGEPLSRWIAGVADLAVNGLSQSKLVAEGGADIPVEIAVRRDCGVDHVMIYAVRDLRMRQAQERRIAHMARNDGLTGLPNRSSFLEWLTRQTADLTVSNKVALLAMDLDRFKEVNDVHGHAAGDQLLIQIAERMRGCLRHDEFIARLGGDEFVAVVPIQHKDDALDLVARLRDAVTAPVVLDHAEVACGLSTGIAIWPDDAHDPSALINDADLAMYRAKASLGTDVCFYEEEMDEAVRNRRRMAQQMREALDQGQFSLNWQLQAAVDTGDITGYEVLLRWIQPDGTFISPADFIPLAEENGLILPIGEWVLRTACAEAASWTEPHKIAVNLSPVQLGHVDLPRLVHQVLVETGLSPSRLELEITETAMITDMERTTHVLRQLKLLGVSIAMDDFGTGYSSLSTLRAFPFDKIKLDRSFMSELDGGPQSAAIIRAVLALGESLHIPVLAEGVETLEQLAFLRDQGCDEVQGYLLGRPQKTADAEVQAAARVLWAVDPSMEKAA
- a CDS encoding NADH:flavin oxidoreductase/NADH oxidase, with protein sequence MSQLFSPRAVGPLTLKNRVAIAPMCQYSAIDGVPQPWHVQHLGRLAISGAGLVIVEATGVEAAGRITPDDTGLWNDAQEEAFARIIRDIRTYSDTPIGIQLAHAGRKASTSAPWKGGGALKAEDGAWETFSASAEPFKDDWHTPTAMTPADMDRVVAAFEDAARRADRAGFDLVELHAAHGYLLTQFLSPASNHRTDEFGGSYENRARFPLRVAQALRDAWPRTKALGVRFNGSDWVEGGIALDEVTAFGQALHDMGYDYLHLTSGGNVAQAKIPGGEPGYQLRFAQAVKAATPEANGMAVGMIFDPKQAEDIVASGQADFIAIARAALDDPHWAHHAAVALGEEEGLPVQYRGAGTGVWPAYDRVNSPA